The Deltaproteobacteria bacterium genome contains the following window.
TGATCATCATGGATATACGGATCTTTTTGCCACTCCCCATCACGCAGCGCATGATGTAACGGAAAACCGGTTTCAAACGAGGTGGTGCGATGCACCTGCCCGGTAACCAGTACCAAGCCGCCCAGCACATACGACGGACCACGCTCTTCAATGAACTCGATACCGTCCTGAGAGAGAATTCTTCGGTCTGGCGGCGGGAGATTAATTTCATGCCCGTCAGGGAAAATCACTTTTCGTTCGAGGAATGCATCGGGGTGAAGCAACAACGGCATTTTCTTTTCCCCGAGACGCTCGACCATCCCCATCAAGCCACGGGTGTGATCAGCATGGCCATGACTGAGGACAATGGAATGAAATTCTTTGGGTTTGATGTCCAGCACATCCATGTTGTGAATCAGACCTCGTCGGCTCAGGCCCGCATCAAAGAGCAACAGCTCCGACGTATTGCCGTTGGTGACTTTGACCAGCGCAGAGAAGCCGTGCTCAGCGATGAGGTTTTCCCGTGTCATAGCATCTGCATGACGCGGAGGACGCTTGGCTTTGTCGGAATCCGGTAGGAGCATGTCGACCGTATTGTCGAGCACGGTAAGGATCTCGACGTTATCAACTTCTTTCAGAGGCATCGTGGACATAAACCCTCCTTTTGCCTTTCGCCCGCCTCCCCCGCTACCGTGCCTGCATAGGGCTGTCAAGGTATCAGTTCGCGTGCTTCAGCTGCAGCAGTTCTCATTTTGACCTGTTGGGGTCGTCCATGTAGGCCGGAATAAGCGCAGCGTTTCCGGCACCTGCACGCCGGGAGCGGCCTGTGGCTTTATCCCGGCCTACGTTTCTTCTCCGCTCATGGGAGAAAAGCGTTTTCGATGCACACACAATGAGCGCCTTAGCGCCTCAATTCGGCTGTATGTCCTGGTCATGGGTGAGTGCAACCGGAAACATCGCTCGTACCTCGGTCCCTTCCCCAATGATCGAAGTGATCTGCACGTGCCCATTCACCAGTTGGGCGCGTTCCCGCATTCCGAGCAAACCACCATTGCTCCTGCGCGTCATGTCGGCAAATACGGCCTCCACGTCAAAGCCCACACCATCGTCTTGAACGAGTAAATGGAGTGCCTCGTCATGATAGTGAATCTCAATCCACACGTTCTCGGCCTGTGCGTGCCGCATAATGTTCGTCAACGCTTCTGGCGCGACGCGGAAACAGACAATTTCCA
Protein-coding sequences here:
- a CDS encoding MBL fold metallo-hydrolase, whose amino-acid sequence is MSTMPLKEVDNVEILTVLDNTVDMLLPDSDKAKRPPRHADAMTRENLIAEHGFSALVKVTNGNTSELLLFDAGLSRRGLIHNMDVLDIKPKEFHSIVLSHGHADHTRGLMGMVERLGEKKMPLLLHPDAFLERKVIFPDGHEINLPPPDRRILSQDGIEFIEERGPSYVLGGLVLVTGQVHRTTSFETGFPLHHALRDGEWQKDPYIHDDQAVVVNVKNKGLVVLTGCGHAGAINTIKQAQELTGVQKIHAVIGGFHLSGPLFEPIIAPTVAALKEMNPALVVPAHCTGWKAVHAIARELPQAFVQNSVGTRFVL